Below is a window of Nocardia asteroides DNA.
ACCAGGTGGTGGAGAAGTTCTCGCTGGCCGACACCAATCAGGCCGCGCCGGAGGACAAGTCGGGCCGGATCAACCTGCTCAACTGGGACGGGCGCAGCACCAGCGGACTCGTGCCGACCGGAAACGGCAACGGCAACAACGGCAACGGCGCCGGGTCCGGTGGTGGCGGCAACGGCGCCGCCACCACCGATGCCACCGTCGGCGGAGTCGCGCCGTGACCGCCCGCGCGCGAGGGGAGCAGCGATGAGCCTGCTCTCCATCCGCAAGCGGCCACAGCCGGTGCTGGAGCTGTCCGAGCACGACCGCCGGGTCGTGTGGCGGCTGGCGGCCCTGCTGCTGGACTACCCCGGTGAGTCGACGCTGGCCATGGTCGATCAGCTGAGCGCCGCGGCGGCGCAGTTGCCCGAGACCGTGCGCGCGCACTTCGACGCGGTGCTCGCCTACCTGCGTGACACCGATTCGATCGAGGTCGCGCAGAGCTATGTCGAGACCTTCGACATGCGCCGCCGCGCCAGCCTGCACCTGACCTTCTACGCCTACGGCGACACCCGCAAGCGCGGGATGGCGCTGCTGCGGTTCAAGCACGCCTACCGGCAGGCGGGGGTGGAACTCGGCGACGAGGAACTGCCCGACCACCTGCCGGTGCTGCTGGAGTTCGCCGCCACCGTCGACCCGGTCGGCGGGGAGCGGCTGCTCGGTGAGCACGTGCCGGTACTGGAGCTGCTGCGACTGTCGCTGGGCGACAGCGACTCCCCCTACAGCGGTGTCCTGGCCGCGGTGCTCAGCACCCTGCCGCCGGTGACCACCGCCGACCGGCGCCGGATCGCCGAACTCGCCGCGCAGGGCCCGCCCGAGGAGGAAGTCGGGCTGGAACCCTTCGCCATGGACCCCGTCCTCTTCGACGCCACGGAAGGCCGCCGATGAACGCCACCATCCCGCTCCCCGAAGGCCTGTGGCTGATCCTGCCCTACATCGCCGCCACGTCCTTCGTGCTCGGCCATGTCTGGCGCTACCGCTTCGACCAGTTCGGGTGGACCACCCGGTCCTCGCAGATCTACGAGTCCAAGCTGCTGCAGCTGGGTAGTCCGCTGTTCCACTTCGGCATGCTCGGGGTGTTCGGTGGGCACGTGATGGGGCTGCTGATTCCGGAGGCGTGGACCAGCGCGATCGGGATCTCCGAGCACGCCTATCACCTCGTCGCGGTGGGCGCGGGGTCCGTCGCGGGTCTGATGGTGGTGGCCGGTGTCGCGATCCTGTGCTACCGCCGGATCGTGGTGCCCGCCGTGCGCAAGGCCACCAGCCGCAACGACGTGCTGATGTACACGCTGCTCACGCTGGCGCTGGTGACCGGTCTGCTCAACACCTGGGGGTCCAACCTGCTGTGGGGCACCTACAACTACCGCGAGACCGTCTCGCCGTGGTTCCGCAGCCTGTTCACCATCAACCCGGAACCGGGCCTGATGGTCGGCGTGCCGTGGACCTTCCAGCTGCACGGCCTGGTGGTGCTCGCCCTGGTGGCGGCCTGGCCGTACACCCGGCTGGTGCACATGTTCAGCGCGCCGATCGGCTACCTCACCCGGCCCTACATCGTGTATCGCCGCAAGGAAGTCGACACCAAGGACAAGACCCGCTTCGCCAAGGCCTGGGACGCCCCGGTCACGCCCGACCGCTGGTAGATCGATCGCGAAGGCCCCGCCCGACCACAGTCGGGCGGGGCCTCGTCGTATCCGGAGGTCCGCTGAGTGGGCACCAAGCATTGCCTCACCAGACTGTAACGTGTTTCACTTTTGTGCATGAGCGATGTCCTCGCACCCGCCACTCTCGGTCCGCTGACCCTGCGGAACCGGGTGATCAAGGCGGCCACGTTCGAGGGGCGGACCCCCGACGCGCTGGTGACCGACGACCTGATCGAGTTCCACCGCGAGGTGGCCGCGGGCGGCGTCGGGATGACCACCGTCGCGTACTGCGCGGTGGCCCCGGGCGGCCGCACCGACCGGCACCAGATCTGGATGCGGGAGGAGGCCGTGCCCGGGCTGCGCAGGCTCACTGACGCCGTGCACGCCGAGGGCGCCGCCGTCAGCGCGCAGCTGGGGCACGCCGGGCCGGTGGCCAACGCCGCGTCCAACCGCGCGCCCGCGCTGGCGCCGAGCCGGATGTTCAACCCGCTCGGGATGCGCTTCACCAAGGTGCCCGACGCGCTCGGCATCGCCGAGGTCGTCGCCGCGCACGCCCGCGCCGCGCGGCTGGCCAGGGAATCCGGCTTCGACGCGGTGGAGGTCCACCTCGGGCACAACTACCTGGCGAGCTCGTTCCTGAGCCCGATCCTCAACCGCCGCAAGGACGACTACGGCGGTCCGCTGGTCAACCGGGCCAGGGTGGCCAGGGAACTGCTGCGGGCCGTGCGCGACGCGGTCGGCGACACGATGGCGGTGACGGCCAAGCTCACCATGGAAGACGGTGTGCGCGGCGGGTTCTCGATCGAGGAGTCGCTCCAGGTGGCGACCTGGCTGCAGGACGACGGCGGGGTCGACGCGATCGAGCTCACCGCGGGCAGCTCGCTGCTGAACCCGATGGCGATCTTCCGTGGCGACGCCCCGCGCAAGAACTTCGCCAAGACGCTGCCGATCCCCACGCGCTGGGGCTTCCAGCTGGTCGGCAAGCAGTTCCTGCGCGAATACCCGTACCGCCCGGCCTATCTCGCCGACAAGGCGCGCCGGTTCCGCGAGGAGCTGACCGTGCCGCTGATCCTGCTCGGCGGCATCACCGACCGGCCGACCGCCCAGCAGGCCATCGACGACGGCTTCGACTTCGTGGCCATGGGCCGGGCGCTGCTGCGCGAGCCCGACCTGGTCCGGCGCTGGGCCACCGACAGCGCGACCCGCTCGCTGTGCACCCACTGCAACGAGTGCATGCCGACCATCTACTCCACCACCCGCTGCGTGCTGCGCCCCGACGCCACGGTCTGAGCTCAGCGCAGCAGCGCGCGGACCTCGTCGAACCAGGCCTGGGTCTGGACCAGGCCCTTCTCATTGTCCTTGCGGCCGCCGACGAAGCCGAACAGGTCGGCGGCGAACCGGCTCAGCACCGTCGCGTCGGTTTCCTCGAGCTCGGCGAGCACTTCGGTGTCGCCGAGCAGGTAGGCGACGACGGCGACCTGACCGGCGGGCCATGCGTCGCGGTGACCCGCCCAGCCGTCCGACCGGACCGCGCGGGCCCTGGCGAGTAGGTCGGCGCGCAAGGCGTCGCGATCCTCGTCGCTGGGCCGGCGCGGCTTGCCCCAGGTGATCCGCTTCGCATCCGACATGTCGATCCTCTCGCTGACAGGCGCGTCCGGGCCGCACCGCGCGGTCTCCCCGTCGACTGTCGCAGATCGAGGTGGGCCGAGCGCCCACCGGCCCGCCGCCAGGGCGAGTCGGCGGGCGGTCGTCCCGGCTAGCCGGCGCGCAGGAAGCGGCCGGTGCGCTCGGCGCCGAGCACGGGATCCTTCGCGCCCGCGCCGAACACGTACCGGCCGCCCACGAACACCGCGGTGACGGTCGCGTCGTTGCGGTTGACCATGCGCGGGAGATTGTCGAACTCCGGGATCGGGTCCTCGGCGTAGGCGTCGAGGGTGTCGTCCAGGTGCGCGGGGTCGATGACGACGGCGTCGGCGCGGTCACCGACGCGCAGGTGCCCGGCGTCGATGCCGTACCAGTCGGCGAGTTCGCCGGTGATCCGGTGCACCGCGTGTTCGATCGTCATGAACGGGGTGCCGGCGCGCTCGGCGTCGGCGACCCGGCGCAGCAGGCGCAGGCCGAAGTTGTAGAAGGCCATGTTGCGCAGGTGCGCCCCGGCGTCGGAGAACCCCAGCTGGACACCGGGATCGGCGGCCAGGACGTTCAGCACCGACGGCCGGTGGTTGGAGATGGTGGTGCGCCAGCGCAGTTTCGAGCCGTGCTCGACGACCAGGTCGAGGAAGGCGTCGACCGGGTGCAGGTCACCGCGATCCAGGCCGACCTGGCCGAAGGTCTTGCCGATGACGGTGGGGTCGGGGCATTCGACGATGTCGGCGTCGAAGAAGTCGCGGTGCCACACGCGGGGACCGTACTTCTGGTCGTAGTCCTTGCGGAACCGGCGCCGGTACTGCTCGTCCTGCATGAGGTGGCGCTGCTCGTCGATGTGGTTCGCCAGGTGCAGCGCGGCCGCGCCGGAACCGAACTCCTCGAAGATCGGCAGGTCGATGCCGTCGGAGTACACCTCGAACGGGACCGGCAGGTGCTGCCAGCGGAAGTTGCCCTTCAGCGCGTTGACCGCGCGGGCCAGCAGCGGGAAGACCTTGGCCACACCGGGAATGGCCTTGATGTCGGCGGCGGAGAGCAGGCTCACCTTCAGCGGCGCCCGCCACAGGCCGATGCTGCTCGCCGCCATCGCGAGCATGGTGTCGGCCCGGTTCACGTCGGGCCCGCCCTGCAACGCGCGACCGCGCACGCGCAGGATGGTGTTGAGCGCCCGGCGTTCGGCCCTGGTCGAATAGGTCGACGGGAGCGTACGCGAGCGGCACAGCTCGCCGTCGAGCTTGTCGAACAGCAGCCGCTGCGAGGACATCCCGACGAAGCCGGCGTCGAGCGCCTCGATGAGCTTGGCGGCCATGGCGGCGATCTCGGTCTCCGAGGGCCGCACGTCCTTGCGGGTCGCGCGGTCCAGGCCCATCACCGCCGACCTGATGTCGGAGTGGCCGATGAAGCTCGCGACATTGGGGCCCAGCGGCAGCGCGTCGAGCGCGGCGGCGTAGTCGGCCGCGCTGTGCCAGGTCTTGGTCTCCTCGATCGCGCGGACCACGTGCGCGCGCGGGATCGCCTCGACGCGGCCGAACAGGTCGCCGGCGATCTCGCCGTCGACGTGCACGGTCGACAGCGAGCAGGAACCGAGCAGCACGGTCGTGACGCCATGGCGCACCGACTCCGACAGCGACGGATCCAGCAGCACCTCCACGTCGTAGTGGGTGTGGATGTCGACCATGCCGGGCACGACCCATTGGCCGGTGGCGTCGACGACCCGGGCGCAGCCGGTCTCGTCGAGCGGGGTCGCCGAGATCTCGGCGACCCTGCCGTCCTTGATGCCGAGGTGGCGGATCGCCGACGGCGCTCCGGTGCCGTCGAACCAGCGGCCGCCCTTGATGATGCTGTCGAACATGTCCGGCTCCCTACAGCGCGAGATCGCGACGAGTGACCTTGCCGGTGGCGTTGCGCGGCAAGGCGTCCGAGGTGATCCGCCAGCGGGCGGGCACCTTGAAATAGGCGAGCCGCTCGGCGACGAAGGCTCGCAGCTCCTCCGGGTCCACCGCGCCCGGCTCGGCGACCACCACGGCCGCCACCTCCTGGCCGAGGTCGGGGTGTGCGACGCCGAACACCGCGCACTCGGCGACGGCGGGGTGCTCGGCGAGCACGTTCTCGATCTCGATGGGGTACACGTTCTCGCCGCCGCGCAGGATCAGGTCGGTGCGCCGGCCGGACACGGTCAGCCTGCCGTCGACCACCGTGCCGAAATCACCGGAGCGCAGCCAGCGTTC
It encodes the following:
- the narJ gene encoding nitrate reductase molybdenum cofactor assembly chaperone — its product is MSLLSIRKRPQPVLELSEHDRRVVWRLAALLLDYPGESTLAMVDQLSAAAAQLPETVRAHFDAVLAYLRDTDSIEVAQSYVETFDMRRRASLHLTFYAYGDTRKRGMALLRFKHAYRQAGVELGDEELPDHLPVLLEFAATVDPVGGERLLGEHVPVLELLRLSLGDSDSPYSGVLAAVLSTLPPVTTADRRRIAELAAQGPPEEEVGLEPFAMDPVLFDATEGRR
- a CDS encoding N-acyl-D-amino-acid deacylase family protein translates to MFDSIIKGGRWFDGTGAPSAIRHLGIKDGRVAEISATPLDETGCARVVDATGQWVVPGMVDIHTHYDVEVLLDPSLSESVRHGVTTVLLGSCSLSTVHVDGEIAGDLFGRVEAIPRAHVVRAIEETKTWHSAADYAAALDALPLGPNVASFIGHSDIRSAVMGLDRATRKDVRPSETEIAAMAAKLIEALDAGFVGMSSQRLLFDKLDGELCRSRTLPSTYSTRAERRALNTILRVRGRALQGGPDVNRADTMLAMAASSIGLWRAPLKVSLLSAADIKAIPGVAKVFPLLARAVNALKGNFRWQHLPVPFEVYSDGIDLPIFEEFGSGAAALHLANHIDEQRHLMQDEQYRRRFRKDYDQKYGPRVWHRDFFDADIVECPDPTVIGKTFGQVGLDRGDLHPVDAFLDLVVEHGSKLRWRTTISNHRPSVLNVLAADPGVQLGFSDAGAHLRNMAFYNFGLRLLRRVADAERAGTPFMTIEHAVHRITGELADWYGIDAGHLRVGDRADAVVIDPAHLDDTLDAYAEDPIPEFDNLPRMVNRNDATVTAVFVGGRYVFGAGAKDPVLGAERTGRFLRAG
- a CDS encoding NADH:flavin oxidoreductase; amino-acid sequence: MSDVLAPATLGPLTLRNRVIKAATFEGRTPDALVTDDLIEFHREVAAGGVGMTTVAYCAVAPGGRTDRHQIWMREEAVPGLRRLTDAVHAEGAAVSAQLGHAGPVANAASNRAPALAPSRMFNPLGMRFTKVPDALGIAEVVAAHARAARLARESGFDAVEVHLGHNYLASSFLSPILNRRKDDYGGPLVNRARVARELLRAVRDAVGDTMAVTAKLTMEDGVRGGFSIEESLQVATWLQDDGGVDAIELTAGSSLLNPMAIFRGDAPRKNFAKTLPIPTRWGFQLVGKQFLREYPYRPAYLADKARRFREELTVPLILLGGITDRPTAQQAIDDGFDFVAMGRALLREPDLVRRWATDSATRSLCTHCNECMPTIYSTTRCVLRPDATV
- the narI gene encoding respiratory nitrate reductase subunit gamma; this translates as MNATIPLPEGLWLILPYIAATSFVLGHVWRYRFDQFGWTTRSSQIYESKLLQLGSPLFHFGMLGVFGGHVMGLLIPEAWTSAIGISEHAYHLVAVGAGSVAGLMVVAGVAILCYRRIVVPAVRKATSRNDVLMYTLLTLALVTGLLNTWGSNLLWGTYNYRETVSPWFRSLFTINPEPGLMVGVPWTFQLHGLVVLALVAAWPYTRLVHMFSAPIGYLTRPYIVYRRKEVDTKDKTRFAKAWDAPVTPDRW